The sequence CGCGGCACAATTTGGGGCAAGTGTCGGGGCGAAGTCTGTCCCCTTTGTACCAGCTATTTGCCGGCGGCGCGCAGGGCTACGTAGGCGGCACCGATGATGCCGGCGTCGTTTCCGAGCGAAGCGACCTTAATGGGCGTCTCGCGCGAGGCAGAGAGCGCGTATTGCTTAAAGTGCTCGCGAACCTTGTCGAGGTAGACATCGGCCGAGGCGGAGGCGCCGCCGCCGATGAGGAACATCTCGGGATCGACCACGTTGGCGATAAGCGCCAGTGCACGACCGAGATAGTCGGCCATGGTATCGGCCGCGGCCAGCGCAAGCTTGTCGCCCTCGCGGCAGGCTTGGAACACGTCCTTGGAATCGGAGGGGCCGGTGAGCTCGATGGGATCGACGCCCGCTTTCTTGCACTCGGCAAGGTAGTTGCTCACCACGCCGGTGGCGCTGGAATACTGCTCCAGGTGGCCATGGCCGCCGCAGCCGCAGGTGCGCTCCTCAGCCGGGTTCAGGCACATGTGGCCAATCTCGCCGCCAGCACCCACAACGCCCGACACCACGTCGCCGTTGACGATAACGCCGCCGCCCACGCCGGTGCCGATGGTGACCATCACCACATTCTGCACGCCCTTGGCAGAACCGAGCCAGGCCTCGCCCATGGCAGCGGCGTTGGCATCGTTCTCGTACTTAACGACCGCGTCGGGACAGTGCTCCTGAATGGCGATCCTCAGCTTGGGCAGGTTAATGGCAATGTTGGCCTTGACCTTGGCATCGCCCGACGCCGGAATGGGGCACGGAACGGCCAGGCCAATGCCCGCCACAAAGGCACGCGGAATCTGAGCCTTGGCGACCACCTGGTCGATAGCCTCGGTCACCGCGGCAAAGCCCGCGGCGTCAACGATGGGAGGCGTAGGCACGCTGGCCTTGGCAAGCAGGTTGCCGTCTTCGTCGAACAGACCTTCCTTAACCGAAGTGCCGCCGACGTCGATGCCGATGTAGTACTGCTTAGGTTCCATGGGAGCCCACCTTTCTCGTTTAAACATTGCCTGTATGGTACCGCTCCCAAGGCAAAAACCTACCAAAAAGGGACAGGTTTGTTTTGGCAGGTTTTATCTGGGGTAACGCAATTGGCCGCCCAACAGACCGCGCAAGACCATCCCCAAAAATCAAAACCACCCCTAAAAGGGGTGGTTTGCTCTTAGGGTATAACCCTTGGATTTCCGGCACGCGTCTAAAGGCGCCGGCCCTCACGGGATTCGGGCCGCACTGCAGATTGACCCGTGACGGGCCGGTCAAACCGGCGCTATTTACGCCCCGGCCCCCTATCGAAGGGGTCCTCGTACTCCTTGACGCTCAGCCGGTCGATCGCGATGTCGGCCTTCTCCTGCTCCCGGATGTACTTCGCAATGGCGGCCTCGTTCAGGCCGACGGTGGACACGTAGTAGCCCTCGGCCCAGAACTTCCCGTTGCCGAACTTGTACTTCATGTTCGCGTGCTTGTCGAATACCATCAGCGAGCTCTTCCCCTTCAGGCAGCCCATCACGCTCGATACGCTGTACTTCGGCGGTATCGCCAGCAGCATGCGGACGTGGTCGGGCATCAGGTGCCCCTCGATGATCTCTATCCCCTTGTACTGGCAGAGCTTCCTGAAGATCTCCCCGAGGTCGGACCTTATTTGGTTGTAGATGACTTTGCGCCTATACTTCGGCGTGAACACGACGTGGTACTTGCACATCCACTTCGTGTGCGACAGGCTGTAGGCCTTCTGGGCCATACGCCACCACCGCCCTCTCGACTCGGATTCCTTGCGGCCTGAACAATCGCAAGTGTCCGGCGAGGGGGCGGCTTTGTAAAGCCGTTTGGCCCCACCCGCATAGCGGGTGGTTTCTGATGCGGCGCGCTGCGCGCCCCGCACAGGCTAAAGCCCGTAAATAAAGGCGCCGTGAGGCGGAGACTCCCGGCGCCCGTCAAAGGGACTATGTTGTCTGTTGGACCGCACGGTCCATCGCGGCGATAACGCCGACTAGGCCTTAAGTGCCTGCAGCTGCTTGTGGATCTCGATGAGCTCCGTTGCCATGACGCGCATGGTCTCGGTGCCGGCCATCTGGTCCTCGGCATGCAGCAGAATCAACGGGGCCTCGCCGTTACGCTCGCCGTTGGCCTCTTTCTTCAGAAGCCCCATGTGAACATCGTGGCCACCGTTATAGGCCTCGTCGCCCTGCTTGATAAGCTCCTCGGCGGCGTCAAAATCGCCCTCCTTGGCCTTCTGCACGGCATTGATGTACATGCTCTTGGCGGTACCGACGTAGCTGATGATCTCGAAGCAGGTCATCTGCAGCTCGTTCATATCCTCCATATGCTGCACCTAACCCATCACGCTGACGCAATGGTCGATGATGCCCGCAGCGTTCATGAGGCCGTAGTCGACCATGTTGATGACCTCGACCGGGAAGCGACCGGCGGCCTCCTTCTCAAAATCGCCCTTGGTGTAGCCGATCTGCGGACCAAGCAGCAACATGTCGCACTCATCCAGGTGATCGTGGGCCTCATTCATGGGGCGAGCCTCGACCTCGATATCCAGGCCACGGTTTGCAACCTCGGCCTGCATCTTCTGGACCAGCAGGCTCGTAGACATACCGGCATTGCAGCAGAGCATGATCTTCTTCATGGTTTCCTCCTTATAACTGCGCGGCGCGCAGACGACAACTGGTTGTATTCCTTGCGGTTATTGTGCCCTCTTTCTGCGCCCTTACGCAAAAGAGAGGTGCGGGCACCGGCACCGCGTACCGGCGCCCGCAAAGGTGAAAGGGACGAACGTTAGGCGTTCTGCTCGGCGAGAGCCTCCTGCTTGGCGATTGCCTTCTCGGAAATCTTCATAAAGGGCAGGTAGACGGCCATGCCAATGACAATCTCGAGAGCCTGCCACACGCCGGCGCGCCAGTCAAAGCCCGTAGCGAGCAGGGCATTGATGACGGGAGGCATAGTCCAGGGCACCTGGGCGATGCAAGGGCTGATGATGCCTGCGCAGGTAAGGCCATAGGTGATGCCGATGAACAGATCGGGAAGGAGGACAAACGGAATCATGAGCGGCAGGTTGTACACGATGGGGTAACCGTAGATAACCGGCTCGTTGATGTTGAACAGACCAGGCAGGATAGCCATCTTGGAAACGGTCTCGGAAGCCTTGTTCTTGGAGAACAGGAGCGTGTCGAGCAGAAGCATGAGGGTGCAGCCCGAGCCGCCGATGAGGGCAAAGCTATTAACGATCTGCATGTTCATGTAGTGATCGGGCTGAATGGTGCCACCGGCGGCAAAGGTAGCCATGTTGTCGACGATGAGCATGGTCAGGATCGGCTCGACGGTAGCGCCAGAGATGGTGGACTGGTGAATACCGACGCAGAACAGCAGGTTGGCAAGGGTGTAGATGAGGATAACAGCCCACGGGCCGGCGTTCATGATGTTCTTGAGCGGGTTGGAGATGCACGTTGAGATGATGGTGCACAGATCGGTGCCGGCGCACACGGCGAGCAGGGCTGCGGCAAGAGCGAAGATCGCGAGGTTGAGCAGCATCGGGATCATGACGTTGAAGGAGTTGGAGACCGCTGGAGGCACGCCCTCGCCCAGCTTAACCTTGAGCTTCTCGACGCCAGAAATCTTGATGAAGAGCGAGACGGAAAGCAGGGCGATGATAATAGCCGAGAACAGACCGTTGGTGCCGGTGTTGGTAGTCGAAAGGGCGCCCGTGACCTCGGCGGAGGTGATCTTGTCGGTGAGCAGCGGGCTCGTGGCGGCAAGCGTGGCGGTGATCTGCTGCGGCATCATGATGACGAAGGCAGAGATAGCGACGACCACGCAAGCGAGCGGGTTATCGAAACGCTTGTTCTTAGCGAGGCTGTAGCCAATCAATCCGGCCAAGATAATGGCAGAGACGTTGAGGGTGCCCAGCGTAATTGCCGAACCCCACGTCTGAAGGTTGGCAAGGCCCGCCGCATCGAGCGGGAACAGAGGGAACACGACGTTGTTAATAAGAACCGCGATACCCGCAAGGATATAGAGCGGCGTGATGGTCGCGAAGGCGTCGCGCAGGGAACGCAGGTGAACCTGGTTTCCCACCTTCGCAGAGACCTCGGCAAACTTGTCGAGGAAGCTCTTTCCGTTGTCACTGGCCATGATTGCTCCTAACTTTCAAATCCGGCCTTTTCCTATGCGCACGGTGGTCTGTCGCCCTCTGCCACCAGATGTGCCATGTGTTGCGCGCGGCGGCGCGCGGTCTGGGCGTTCGCCCGGTCGCTAATCAACCACGTGGGTCGTGGCGACCTGTTTGAGCCAAGCCGCCGACTTCTTAAGGCGGCGCTTATAGCCGTCCATAAGGTCGACCTCGACAAAGCCGTAACGATTCTTAAAGGCATTGGCCCAAGACCAGTTATCGATGACGGCCCAATAATGGTATCCGCGGCACTTGGCGCCCTCGGCAATTGCCTTGGCAACCCACTCCAGGTGCTGGCGTACAAAGTCGACACGGTAGTCATCCTGGATGGTTCCTTCGGCGTCACGGTTCTTGTATTCGTCCATGATGCCGATGCCGTTCTCGGAAACGAACCACTCAAGATCGGGGTAGTTCTTGGCGCAGTTCATGCCAAAGTCGTAGAGGCCCTGCGGGTAGATTTCCCAGCCGCGGCTCTCGTTCATAACGGCGTCGGGCCACACGTACTCGTCGGCAAAGTGCGGCAGGCCGTACTGGTCAATCTTGCTCGCCGGCGCCTGAACGCGCGTGGGGTGGTAGTAGTTGCAGCCGAGCCAGTCGACAACACCCTGCTTGAGAATCTCTTGGTCGCCGGCACGGAACGGGAGCTTAACGCCGCCCTCGGCCAGGCTGTCGAGCACGTCGGCAGGAAGCTCGCCCTTGGTAATAAGGTCGAGCCACCAGCGATTGTTGATGCCGCTGGTCATACGCACGGCCTCAAGGTCCGCCTCGCTGGGGTTCTCCTTGGTGTAGACCGGGGTAAAGCAGTTGATCATGCCGATTTTGGCATCGGCGCGAACGGCGCCCTCGTCATAGGCGCGACGGTAGTTGGCCACGGCCAGCGCGTGCGCCAGCGAGATGTGATACTGCACGGTGCGGGCGCGACCATAGTCGTGGAGCTGCGGGAACCACACACCCTCCTGATAGCGCTGTTCGGGCTCGACGATGGGCTCGTTAAAGGTGAACCAGTACTTAATCTCCTGGCCAAACTCGTGGAAGGCGACGTCGGCGTAATGCGCGTAAGCCTCGACGACCTCACGGCTCTCCCAGCCGCCACGGTTAAAGAGGTAGGTGGGCATGTCAAAGTGGTACAAGTTGACAAACGGCTCCAGGCCGGCCTCGCGAGAGGCGCAGAACAGCTCGTGATACCACGCAGCGCCCTCCTCGTTGAGGTTGCCGTCGGCATCGAGCAGACGGCTCCACTGGATGGAAGTGCGATAGGTATCCAGGCCCAAGTCCTTCAAAATGCGAAAGTCTTCCTGGTACTTGGCCATAAAGTCGTTGCCGGCATAAGAGCCAACGCAGTTGTAGAACGAACCCAGATCCTGGATGGACCAGGTGTCCCACAGGTTCTCGAGCTTGCCGCCCTGGTTCCACTGACCCTCAGTCTGCGGGCCGGACATAGCAGCGCCAAAGAAGAAGTCGTTAGGCAGCTGATACTGTGCCATCAAAGTCCTCGCTTTCGTGTTCTAGAGCTTACGGTTGGAGACGGGTTTGCTTTGGCAGGTTATCCGGCGCGGGCGCGCACCGGTTATACCGATATCCAACCCGCCAAAACAAAACCGTCCCCAAACGGTCGATCCTGTTGTGCGGAAGGATTCCGTTCGTTGCTTAAACTATAGCGCTCTAATTTTAAAAGTAAAGCGTCTTTTTCTTTTTTCTTTCTCGAACTTCTTAGATAAAAGTAATATGGATGCCCTGTTGAGGGTTATACTTACTTTTTGTATTCATATATGTCGGAAAGGAGGTTCCATGATTCCCAAATACGAGGCGATAGCTGCAGATATTCGTCGAAGTATCGAGGATGGCGCTCTTAAACCGGGCGACAAGCTTCCCACCGTCGTTGAGTTCTGTGAGCTCTATAGCGTTTCCAAAATCACCGTCAAACGAGCTATCGAGCAAATCACCGAGGAAGGTCTTATTACCAGCCGTCGTGGATCGGGTACCTACATTAAGGACACGGCGGGACTTCCCGGCCAGGCGTTTTTCCAGGGCAAAAACGACCGTGCCCAGGGTTTTTCGTATGAGCACCGCGGGGAGAAGGTGACCTCGGTGGTCTACGATTTCTCGATTGTTAATCCACCAGCGGACATCGCAGCCCAGCTGGGAATTGCCGAGGATGACTTTGCCTATCACATCGTGCGCGTGCGTCAGGCCGATGAGAAGCCCATCGTTATCGAGTACACCTACATGCCCCTCGAGCTGATTCCAGGCCTTAAAAAGAAGGACCTGTACGGATCGGTCTACCACTTCATCCGCGAGCAATGTGGGCTGAAGATATCGAGCTTCCACCGTACCATTCGCGCCGTGGCAGCAACCGAGGAAGAAGCCAAGCGTCTGGACACCAAACTTGGCTCTCCCCTGCTCGAGCTCACCCAGATTGGCTTTTTGGACAGCGGCGCCGCCTTTGAGTATTCGGTCTCGCGCAACGTTGGCGACCGCTTTGAGTTGCACAACGTAACGTTGGCATAGGTTTTTGTAGTCATCCGGGCGCTCGCTTTGAGCTGTTTCGTGCAGCGTCCGCGCAACACAATGGGGGTATGAACATGTCCGATTTGATTAAACTGACGCCGATCTTTCACGAGAAGATCTGGGGCGGCCGCCAGCTCGAAACCGTATTTGGTTACGACATTCCCAAGGGTCCCATCGGTGAGTGCTGGGCCATCTCGGCCCACCCCAATGGCGACTGCCAGATTGCGGAGGGCCCGTATGCCGGTCACACGCTGTCGTGGCTGTGGGCCGAGCATCGCGAGCTCTTTGGCAACTGCGAGGGCAAGGAGTTCCCGCTACTCGTTAAGATTCTGGACGCCAAGGACGACCTTTCGATCCAGATTCACCCCAACGACGAGTACGCCGCCGAGCACGAGAACGGCAGCCTGGGCAAAACCGAGTGCTGGTATGTGCTGGACTGCGAGCCCGGCTCCACGATTATCGTCGGCCAGCGCGCGCATGACCGCGCCGAGGCCGCACAGATGATCGAGGACGGCCGCTGGGACGACATGCTCAACGTGCTGCCGATCCACAAGGGCGACTTTTTCCAGATTGATTCCGGCACTGTGCATGCCATCAAGACCGGCACGCTCATTTTGGAGACGCAGCAGTCGAGCGACGTGACGTATCGCCTGTATGACTACGACCGCCCTGGCACCGACGGCAAGCTGCGTCCCCTGCACATTGAGCAGAGCCTCGACTGCATCGACTTTGATGCTCAGGCTCCGACCGACGGCACGGTGACCGCGCCCGAGGTGGACGGCGTGACCGAGCTCGAGTCTAACTCCTGCTACACCGTCGATCGCGTGCGTGTCGACGGCAGCAAGACCCTCGACCAGCGCTGGCCCTTCATGTGCCTGTCGGTCATCGACGGCGAAGGCACCGTCTGCGGCGACCCCGTCCACAAGGGAAGCCACCTGCTAGCTCCGAGCACCGTGGACAAGATTGAGCTCGAGGGCAATATGGAACTGATTGTCAGCCACCTGTAGGTCACCGGTCCCCAAGCGCTCGCCGGGACGGGGCGCGGGGTTTGATCGCCTGCTCGGACAGTCCCGCTCGAACGGAGAGCACATTAAGTGCTCTCCGGCTCGTGCAGAACTCGCAATCGACCAAATCCCGCGCCCCGTCCCGGCGAACCTCTGACTAGTTACGACAATCAAAAAGCAACAAGGGGCTCTTCCGTTCATCAACGGAAGAGCCCCTGCCATACATTACGAATCAAGATGCCTACAAATACACTCTTTCGAGAAACGATAACGTGTCCTGAAGCCGCGCCCTTTCCTTACGGTTGGTCTGCCGATTTACATACGAAGCAAAGTCCGTAAGAAAATCCTCCGCATCAACCCTCATTTGCCCCGTTAGCTCCAAACGCGCTGAGGACGACAACAAACCGGCAAGTCGAGCAACATCTGAACGATGCTTCCGCCGATCTATATCGTTGCAATGACGCCCTTCTTCATAGCTCCTGTTGATATCAATGTGCGCACGCATCTTGAGGGGGATGATATGGAGCGCATCGAGCAACGTGATGCCCTCTACGTTCGTTGCGTTGTCGCGAATAAATTCGTAGTAGCCATCGTCGAGAATAATGGCGGAAAGACTCGATATCGCCCCGTCAAAGGAAAGAGGAGCTACCTCGCTCATTTCGTCTTCGAGCACAAAATCAGGATGTCGGGCAAACAACTCGATTTGACCGGGATAGTCTAGGGCTCGCCTTGATCCTTTGGGCAAACAGAACCGATAGTAAGTGCACTTTCCATCGCCGACCTTTCCAACCTCGTATCCAGCTGCTTTGATAAATGCCCACAATGCAGTGGCAAATTCAACGCCTTCCCCATCAACAATTACGACGACATCCAAATCTTCGGTAGCCCTGAATGAATCACCTTCGCTGTCAAATAGAACGCTGCAGGCCCCTCCACCAATAAGGACGTAACCACCTTTGCAGCTGCTCATGGCGTCGGCAAATCGCTCTATTCCCCTCACTTTTGGCATATCGTCCTCCTGAGTTGTTCGACCGCATCGAGCAGACGGTCATCTTTGTAATCCGCTTTTGCGCAGGCAACGTATAAGGAGAACGGGTCGACACATTGCAAACCTGTCGTATCAAAACTAACATCGGACGGCGCGTCCACGGGATACGACCAGATCTCAATCTCGATAGCGGCCGGTTCGTACCACTGGGCCTCCAACCATCTGTCGCCCATGTGCTCTCTTAAGGCATCTACCTGATACTTTTCGAGAGCAACGGTTGGGACAGAATCATTATGAGCAAGGTCGGACATATAGCTAAGGGCAGACACACCGGAAAGCAGCGCATCAACGGCGCGTAGCTCTGTTCTCTCGATAACCTTCTTGAGCCGGATTCGCTCTAAAACGGGTGTGCGAAGATAGTCCTCAAATCCATCCAGCAACGTCTCGGTCGACAGCCCGGCGTCGCACAATATACGCTTTTTGCCGTCCCGCATAATCAACCCAGGAGCTATAGCGGCGATTTCCGAAAGATAGCCGCTGACGCTTGCCGCGCTTTTGCCACACAGACGAGCTAGGTCGCCGGCGGAGCAGTCAACCCATCGTCCCGCGATGAGATTTAGAACGATTCGTTGAGATTGGGGCGAAAGCGAAGCAGCAGGAGAAGCACCCAGCACCTCATCGGAAATAACGGCTCCGATAAACGGCAGAAACGCATTTCGCTCATCTCGGATATATGCGATCCCCTCCGAAGAAAGCGCGCGCATAAAGCCTAAATCCATAGCATCCCAGCAAATTGCCACCGGGCGAGCATCTATCTTACGCACTGCATTGACGAAATTTCGCGCCGAAATGACACTGGGCGGTTCTTTTGGTTCCGCAACAATAAAACGGCCTTGCTCAGACATGCCGAGCCGCGCTAAGCGAAGCGAATACCGCTCGAGATACATGCGAGGAATCTGCATCTCAACTGGCTCCGAGTCGATGGCGAGCTCTAAAGAGAAGAGCCTTTTTGGGAGACAATTTAGCAGCATGTCCACTCACCGTTTTCATTTCAGTTACATTTAAGTATCTAACTGAAATTATACTGAATCGTATAAAATCATCAATCATCAAAGCCAAGCGCACCATTTAAAACGCAACAAGGGGCTCCCCCGTTCTTTAACGGGGGAGCCCCTTGCCATGTCTAAGTATTCAGCCCACCCGGTTCTCCAGATCAAAAAGCGAACCAGCAAAGCGACGTTCGTCCAGCAACGTTACCCAAGGACCTGGGCGGGCGTATAGGGCAACATCGGTCGCGAGTTCCGCACGCAAAGGAGGCCACTTAATGTGGCCTCCGTCTTGCGCAGGACTGCCCGAGCAGGCGATGTTGCCCTATACGCCCGACCAGGTCCGCCGGGATTACGACAGCTTGACGATCGGTGCAAAACCTTTCATAAGCTTTTTGGTCTGGCCGGTCTTTTCGAATTGAACCTCGATCATGTCTCCGGCGACCGAGATCACGGTACCCGTGCCAAAGGTCTTGTGGCTCACGGTATCGCCCGCGGCAAAGTCCTGCGATGCGCTGGCGCGATCGACCTTGCGCTCCACCGTCGGGGACACCTTGGACGACGGCTTTTTGGCTCGCGGCGCGCCCGAGCCAAAGGTCGAGGCAACACGGCCGGCATCGGGCGAGACCCCACGATGGCGTTCGGTCCCGTAGCTGCTACCGCCAAAGAAATCGTCAAAGCTCGATCCGCCGCGCGAACCGGAACCGCCGGTCGAGCGCGTATGCGAGCCGAACACCTTGCCGCCATACATATCCGAGCCCATGCCCGAGCCAAAGGTGCCGTGACGGTCGCCGCGCTTCTCCCAGCCCGTGCCCTCAAAACCGGCAGAACCGATACCGCTAAACTCGATATCCTCAAACGGAATCTCGTTGAGGAAGCGCGAGCGCGGGTTGGCAGAGGTCGAGCCGTAGGTGCGACGCGTGGCCGCATAGGTCAAGAACAGGCGCTTACGGGCGCGCGTGATGGCGACGTAGGCCAGGCGACGCTCCTCCTCGAGCTTGCCCGGGTCATCGCCGCCGCCAAAGTCGTGCACGTGCGGGAAGATACCCTCCTCCATGCCGGCCACGAACACCGCCGGGAACTCCAGGCCCTTGGCGGAGTGGATGGTCATCATGGTGATGGCATGCGTCTCGCCGGCCAGGGAATCCAAGTCGGAGCGCAAGGCCAGCCACTCCATGAGCGCCGGCAGCGCCTTACAGGTGAGCGGACCGTAGGTGCGCTCGATCTCGTCGGCATGCACGGCACCCGCCGGCAACTCTGTTGGCACGGCATACGCGTTGCCCGCGATGGCGGCGGCCAGGGCATCCTGCGGAGACAGCGCCGGAGCGGCCAAGCTATCGAGCGGATTGGAGCCCGCGGCGTCACGCGCACCAACGAGCGCCTCAAACGAGGATACCGGGGCAGACGGCCCCGGTTCGGGCGCAGGCGCGCTCACCACGACGGGCTCGGGCTCGGCGCTGACAGGCACATCGGCAACACCGGCAGCGCGCAGCTCTTCCAAGCTCTCGAGCGTACCTTCGATATCCTCATGCGTCTCCTCAAATTCGGCAGCGACACCCAGGAATTCCTGGATGTTCTCGGCGCGGCTCTCGGACTCCATGGTGCCCTCGGCGCGGAAAGCCTGCAGCAGGCCCGTCTTATCGACGATCATCTCGACAACGTCCTTGAGCTCGCCGTCCATGCGGCGACCCTCGCGCACCAGCGACACAAAGCTCGACAGGCCATTGCGCACCTTGGCGCTAAACATGCCGGTTTCGGCGCACGCGATCTCGCAAGCCTGGAAGAACGAGCAACGGTTGTCGCGCGCCAGCTGCTCAATCTTTTGGATCGAGGTGGAGCCGATGCCGCGGCGCGGCGTGTTGATGACGCGCTTGACGCTCATCTCGTCTGCCGGGTTCACGATCATCTTGAGGTAGGCCATGACGTCGCGGATCTCGGCACGATCGAAGAATCGCGTGCCGCCCACAATCTTGTAGGGCACGCCTGCGCGCAGGAACATATCTTCGAGGATACGCGACTGGGCGTTGGTGCGGTAGAACACAGCAATATCGTCGTAGCTCGTGCCCTTGGAGTGCAGCTTTTCGATCTCGCCGGCAATCCAGCGGCCCTCGTCGCGCTCATCGCTTGCCTGGAAGGCCTGGATCTTCTCGCCGTCGCCCTCGGCCGTAAACAGGCGCTTCTCCTTGCGCTGCGAGTTGTGACGCACCACGGCGTTGGCGGCGCTCAGGATATGACCCGTGGAGCGGTAGTTCTGCTCTAGCTTGACGGTCTTGCAGTTTTTAAAGTCCTTCTCAAAGTCCAGGATATTGGTGATGTCGGCGCCACGCCAGCTATAAATGGACTGGTCGTCGTCGCCCACGACCATGAGGTTTTGGTACTTGGCGGCCAGCAGGTTGGCGATCTCGTACTGGACGTGGTTGGTGTCCTGATACTCGTCGACGCTAATGTAGCGGAAGCGCTCCTGGTACTTGTCGAGCACCTCGGGGCGGGTGCGCAGCAGCTCGAGCGTGCGCACGAGCAGGTCGTCGAAGTCCATCGCGTTGGCGGCGCGCAGGCGGCGTTCCAGCTCCAGGTAGACCTGCGCGGCCTTTTTGTCATTGGGGCTGTCGGCGGATTTGAGCATGTCCTCGGGGCCGATCATGGCGTTTTTGGCCGAGCTGATCTTGCTGCGGATCATGTTGATGGGGAACTGCTTTTGCTCGATACCGAGCGCCTGCATAATGTCGCGCACCATGCGCTTTGAGTCATCGTCATCGTAGATGGTGAACTGACCGGTGTATCCCAGCAGGTCGGCGTCCTCGCGCAGCATACGCACGCACATGGCATGGAAGGTGCATACCCACATGCCACGGGTGCCGCTGGGAATGAGTGCCGCCAGACGCTCACGCATCTCGGCCGCGGCCTTGTTGGTAAACGTGATGGCAAGGATCTGCCAGGGCTTAACGCCCAGGTCGCCGAGCATATGTGCGATACGGAAGGTCAAGACGCGGGTCTTGCCCGAGCCGGCGCCGGCAAGGACCAGCAGCGGGCCCTCGGTGGTCAGGACCGCCTCGCGCTGAGCGGGATTAAGGCTGTCGATGTCGACGAGCGGCTTGGCGGGCTTGGGCGCCGGCGCGGGAGCGTCGTAGATGTCGAGCGGAACGAGCTCGGGCTCCGGCGCAGCAGGGGCGGTGTATGCATCGAGCGGCACGGGTTCCGGCGCGGGCGGCACAGGTACCGCGACATTCTTTTCCCAGGGCAGGGGCTGGGTCATGGGCGACTCCTCATCTGACGGACGGCGCGCCTGCGGGCAGCGCCATA is a genomic window of Collinsella aerofaciens containing:
- a CDS encoding ROK family protein, whose product is MEPKQYYIGIDVGGTSVKEGLFDEDGNLLAKASVPTPPIVDAAGFAAVTEAIDQVVAKAQIPRAFVAGIGLAVPCPIPASGDAKVKANIAINLPKLRIAIQEHCPDAVVKYENDANAAAMGEAWLGSAKGVQNVVMVTIGTGVGGGVIVNGDVVSGVVGAGGEIGHMCLNPAEERTCGCGGHGHLEQYSSATGVVSNYLAECKKAGVDPIELTGPSDSKDVFQACREGDKLALAAADTMADYLGRALALIANVVDPEMFLIGGGASASADVYLDKVREHFKQYALSASRETPIKVASLGNDAGIIGAAYVALRAAGK
- the tnpA gene encoding IS200/IS605 family transposase produces the protein MAQKAYSLSHTKWMCKYHVVFTPKYRRKVIYNQIRSDLGEIFRKLCQYKGIEIIEGHLMPDHVRMLLAIPPKYSVSSVMGCLKGKSSLMVFDKHANMKYKFGNGKFWAEGYYVSTVGLNEAAIAKYIREQEKADIAIDRLSVKEYEDPFDRGPGRK
- a CDS encoding PTS lactose/cellobiose transporter subunit IIA; the encoded protein is MEDMNELQMTCFEIISYVGTAKSMYINAVQKAKEGDFDAAEELIKQGDEAYNGGHDVHMGLLKKEANGERNGEAPLILLHAEDQMAGTETMRVMATELIEIHKQLQALKA
- a CDS encoding PTS sugar transporter subunit IIB, which gives rise to MKKIMLCCNAGMSTSLLVQKMQAEVANRGLDIEVEARPMNEAHDHLDECDMLLLGPQIGYTKGDFEKEAAGRFPVEVINMVDYGLMNAAGIIDHCVSVMG
- a CDS encoding PTS sugar transporter subunit IIC is translated as MASDNGKSFLDKFAEVSAKVGNQVHLRSLRDAFATITPLYILAGIAVLINNVVFPLFPLDAAGLANLQTWGSAITLGTLNVSAIILAGLIGYSLAKNKRFDNPLACVVVAISAFVIMMPQQITATLAATSPLLTDKITSAEVTGALSTTNTGTNGLFSAIIIALLSVSLFIKISGVEKLKVKLGEGVPPAVSNSFNVMIPMLLNLAIFALAAALLAVCAGTDLCTIISTCISNPLKNIMNAGPWAVILIYTLANLLFCVGIHQSTISGATVEPILTMLIVDNMATFAAGGTIQPDHYMNMQIVNSFALIGGSGCTLMLLLDTLLFSKNKASETVSKMAILPGLFNINEPVIYGYPIVYNLPLMIPFVLLPDLFIGITYGLTCAGIISPCIAQVPWTMPPVINALLATGFDWRAGVWQALEIVIGMAVYLPFMKISEKAIAKQEALAEQNA
- a CDS encoding glycoside hydrolase family 1 protein; amino-acid sequence: MAQYQLPNDFFFGAAMSGPQTEGQWNQGGKLENLWDTWSIQDLGSFYNCVGSYAGNDFMAKYQEDFRILKDLGLDTYRTSIQWSRLLDADGNLNEEGAAWYHELFCASREAGLEPFVNLYHFDMPTYLFNRGGWESREVVEAYAHYADVAFHEFGQEIKYWFTFNEPIVEPEQRYQEGVWFPQLHDYGRARTVQYHISLAHALAVANYRRAYDEGAVRADAKIGMINCFTPVYTKENPSEADLEAVRMTSGINNRWWLDLITKGELPADVLDSLAEGGVKLPFRAGDQEILKQGVVDWLGCNYYHPTRVQAPASKIDQYGLPHFADEYVWPDAVMNESRGWEIYPQGLYDFGMNCAKNYPDLEWFVSENGIGIMDEYKNRDAEGTIQDDYRVDFVRQHLEWVAKAIAEGAKCRGYHYWAVIDNWSWANAFKNRYGFVEVDLMDGYKRRLKKSAAWLKQVATTHVVD
- a CDS encoding GntR family transcriptional regulator — its product is MIPKYEAIAADIRRSIEDGALKPGDKLPTVVEFCELYSVSKITVKRAIEQITEEGLITSRRGSGTYIKDTAGLPGQAFFQGKNDRAQGFSYEHRGEKVTSVVYDFSIVNPPADIAAQLGIAEDDFAYHIVRVRQADEKPIVIEYTYMPLELIPGLKKKDLYGSVYHFIREQCGLKISSFHRTIRAVAATEEEAKRLDTKLGSPLLELTQIGFLDSGAAFEYSVSRNVGDRFELHNVTLA
- a CDS encoding type I phosphomannose isomerase catalytic subunit, with the protein product MSDLIKLTPIFHEKIWGGRQLETVFGYDIPKGPIGECWAISAHPNGDCQIAEGPYAGHTLSWLWAEHRELFGNCEGKEFPLLVKILDAKDDLSIQIHPNDEYAAEHENGSLGKTECWYVLDCEPGSTIIVGQRAHDRAEAAQMIEDGRWDDMLNVLPIHKGDFFQIDSGTVHAIKTGTLILETQQSSDVTYRLYDYDRPGTDGKLRPLHIEQSLDCIDFDAQAPTDGTVTAPEVDGVTELESNSCYTVDRVRVDGSKTLDQRWPFMCLSVIDGEGTVCGDPVHKGSHLLAPSTVDKIELEGNMELIVSHL